A stretch of DNA from Streptomyces sp. NBC_01197:
GGAGCTGTCGGAGAGGCCCTGGACGAGCTGGGCACCGTCGTCAGGCAGCGCTACCGGCTGGCCACGGTCACCGTCGACCACCAGCGGGCGGGCAAGCTGGAGAACGACCTGCGGGCCACCGGCCGCGTCGTGCGCGAGGTCCGTTACGCGGAGGCGGTGACGATCGGCATCGCACTGCCGGACGCGGATGTCGCGGGCTTCCGGGCCTGGCTCGCCGACAGTACGGCAGGGGCCGCATCGCTGGAACTCGGCAGTGAGGCGTACGGCGACATCTGAAACCGGCGGCACCTGGAACCGCCGACGTCTGAAACCGGCGACGGCTGAAATCGCCGACGACCCTGTGTGCCGCCGTGCGGCGGTGGCCAAGTCACCGGACCGAGCCTCAGCAGTGTGTCCTGAGTACCTATGAGCTACCTGGCAGTACCCCGCACCGTTGAGGAACAGCGCCAAGCACGGCCGTCCCCGTGCGGGAGACGAGATGGGGTAGATCAATGTCTGGTGTTGTCCTGTACGCGCAAGACACGCACAGCGAGGCGCACGCATCCGGCCACGCCGGAGCCCAGGAGGAAGTGCTCACCGAACTGTGCTCGGTGCTCTTCGCCTCCCTGCCGCGCCGGGATCAGCGCAGGCGGGGTGTGGAGTACGTACGCGGACTCCTGGCGGCCGAAGGACGCAAATCGATCCGGAACATGGCCGCGCTGACCGGCGGGGCCACCACCGAACAGGGGCTGCACCACTTCATCAGCGGTTCCACGTGGGACTGGGCGGAGGTGCGCGGGCAGCTCGCCCGGTACCTGGCACGGGTAGCGCTCCCCAGTGCGTGGGTCGTGCGACCGATGATCATCCCGAAGGCCGGGGAGCACTCCGTCGGTGTGGACCGGCGGTACTTCCCCGCTTTCGGCCAGATCCTCAACGCCCAGCAGGCTTTCGGGGTCTGGGCGGCGTCCGACCGGATGAGCAGCCCGGTCAACTGGCGGCTGCACCTGTCCGGGGCGTGGCTCGACGACGGGCAGCGCAGGATACGGGCCTCGATTCCCGCATCGCTGAGTCCGGAGGAGACGCTGGGCGAGTGTGCGATCGAAGTGTGCCGGGAACTGGTGGTGGGACAGGGGCTGCCCCGTCTCCCGGTGGTGCTGGACTCCCGCGAGGCGGACGCCGCCACCACGGTCCGGCAACTGCGCGGCGCGGGACTGCCGTTCCTGGTCCGGGTGGGCGGCACCCAGCTGCTGAGCGCGTCGGAGGCCGCGGCGCCGGCCCGGCACGCCGAGCTGCCCGCGCACCAGATCATGGGCGCGGCGAAGCAGTTACGGCGTGAGGCCGTCTGGACCGACCATGGCCCGGCGGGGGTGGCGCGGACGAGCCTGGTCGCGGCCCTGCGCGTCGGGCTGCCCGCCCGGGCTTCCCGCTTCGGGGCTCCGGAACAAGTCGGTGCCCGGCGCGGTCTGTTGCTGCTCGGTGAGTGGAGGGACAGCGGGCGCTGGCCCAGCGGGCTCTGGCTCACCGACCTGACCGACGCGCCGCCTGGCGCGCTGCTGCGGCTGAGCAAACTGATCGGCCGGGTCGACCGCGACTGCGCCGAGATCGCCGACCAGGTGGGTATCAGGGACTACGCGGGGCGCTCCTTCGGCGGCTGGCACCGGCACCTCACCCTGGCCTCGGCCGCCCACGCGATCACCGCCGTGGCCGGCGCGGCAGCACAGGAGTCCCGGGCTTCGTGACGTCGCGCGGGCGACGCCGCGGCGGGCGCCAGACGTCCGGGGCTCCGGGAACGGTGGCGGCGGACGACAGCCCCCCGCCCCGGAGGGCATGGCGGATCCGGGAGAGGCGCAGGGCCAGTTGCACCTCGAACGCCCGCTCCGGCTGCTGCCAGCCGGCACCCAGCAGTTCGCCTATGCGCTCCAGCCGCCGGGTGACCGTGTTGGGGTGCACATGCAGCCGTTCGGCCGCGTACGTCGGGCTGGCGCCCGTCTCGAAGTACGCCTCCAGGGTGGGGACCAGTGCGGTGAGGCGCAGCCGGTCGTAGTCGGCCACCGGCCCGATCGTGGCGTCGATGAACGCGCCGACGTCATGGCTGCCCGACAGCAGTACGCCGAGGCCGCCCAGCTCGCGTGGCGAGGCGGCACGGCCGACGGCTCCGAGGGTGGTCATCGCGTCGAGGCAGCGCTTGGCCTCCTGGTGGGCGCCGGAGACCGGCAGGGCTTCGGTCACCGGGCCGGCCGCGGCCACCGTCACGCGCCGGTCGAGAAGCGGGGAGAGCTCGGCATGGACGGCCCGGGCCGCTGCTCCCGCTTCGTTGCCCGGAAGCAGGAGAACGACCGAGCCCTCACGCATACTCATGAGCCCGTTCACGCGCTCTGTGTACGTGACCGCCCAGGCGCTCAACTCCCTCCCGCACGCCCGCTCGGGACGGGCGATGACCACGGTGTGCGACTTGTGCAGGTCGATGCCGCAGCGGCGGGCGCGGGCCTCCAGAAGATGGGACGGGTGCCCGGAGAGCGCCAGCAGGTCGTCCAGAAGGCTGTGCCGGATCCGTCCGTGGGCGCCTGCGCTCCGGCCGGCCTCCAGAAGAAGCGCGATGGCGGTGAACCGTGCGCCCAGCCCCAGTAACCGCTCTTCGAACTCGGTGAGCCGGTGCCCCGGGAACATGAGCAGGGTGCCGAGGTGCTCCTCACCCGCGACGATCGGTGCGGTCCAGGAGCCGTCGGCCAGCGCGACGGGGTCGCCGGCGGCTCGCGCCCCCGCGGTGTCAGGAGAGGACGATGCCGGAGTGGACGTGGCAGGAGGGCGAGCGGTCTCACCGAGGTCCGGCGGTGGCTCACCGGCCGTGGCGAGGAAAGTACCGTCCAGGGCGTGCACCCGTACCGCCCCGTCCAGCCGTCGGGCCAACTCCGCGAGGAGGGGTTGCGGGCCTCCGCCGTTCAGTACCAGTGCGGTGAACCGGCTCTGCGTCTCGCTCAGTTCGCGCTCCAGCCGGAGAGCGGGCCCCTCCAGGGCTGCGACCGTGGCCGCGTCGAGCAGGCGCGCGCTCTCGATGGCCGCGCCCGCGAGGTCTCCCAGGGAGCTCATCAGCGAGATCTCGTCGGCGCTGAAGTGACGCACGTTCCGGGCGGCGGCACAGAGAGCGCCGACCGGCCGGGTGCCCCGGCTCAGCGGCACCGCCACGATCGCGCGCAGCCCCTCGGCCCCGGCGACCTCGTCGAAGGCCGGGTGGTGGCAGAACCGTCTGTCGGCGGGGTAGTCGGGCGTCCAGAACGGCGCGGAGCTGACGAGGGCCTCACCGACCGGCCCCGTGTCGGCCGGCAGCCTCAGGCCCACCGTCCTGGTCGATGTGTGACCATCGACGCTGCGGACGTGTACGAATCCCTGCTCCCCGTCGGGGAAGCCGACGAAGGCCAGGTCGAGGCCGAGCAGCAGACGGGCCCGGCGCGTGACGACTCTGAGCACGGCGTCGAGTTCCTGCGCGGTGGCGAGCTCGCGTGCGGTGTCGACGAGGGCTGAGAGTCTCGTCTCCCGCTGCTGGCGCCGGCCCGACTGCGCGTGGATCCGCAAGGCCAGCCCCCTGGCCCGCTTCAGTACCTCCCGCCTCGCGTCGGCGACACCTCCTTCAAGGACTCGCGTCACCAGTTCTTCCACCTGCTCCACCGGTGCTTCTTCGGCCAGTAACTCCAGCACGGCAAGCGCGTCGGATCCCACCCTGATCTGCGACAAGATGCTCCCCCTTTGTCATGTTCTCGCAGCTGCGTTCCCCTTTGCGCAGCCCCTCGGAATTTACGCAGCCGACCTGACGGAGTCAACAGTTTGTTGAACGACGGAGGGAGGTGCGAACGGGGCGCGGCACAGCGGACGCCCTGCCTCCGGCCCTCGCCGATTCCCCGGCGGAAACCTGATGGAGTACCCGCCACTTGACGGATTGCGCCGACTGACCTTGGCGGGTGCTTCGTCCGCGTCACAGGATCGGGGCAGTGCGAAGCGGGCCTGCGCCTCCCGGCCGGCCGGGCCCCGTGCGCCTTGTTCATCCACTGAGGGAGAGCGCCATGTTGAACGTCGCCGTGGTCTATTACTCGTCAACCGGGAACGTACACCGGCTCGCCGATGCGGCAGCCGTCTCCGCGGGGAAAACGGGCGCCGAGGTGCGCCTGCGCCGGGTGGCGGAAGTGTTTCCGCAGTCGCAGGTGGCCGGGAACGAGGCCTGGGCCGCACATCTGGACGCCAGCCGTGAGGTACCCCTGGCCGCCCTGGACGACCTGGAGTGGGCGGACGCGATCCTCTTCGGCACGCCGACCCGGTTCGGCCTCCCCGCCGCGCAGTTGAAGCAGTTCCTCGACACCACCGTGGGGCTTTCACTCCAGGGCAAGCTGGTGAACAAGGTCGTCTCCTCGTTCACCTCGTCGGCAGCCGGGCACAGCGGGCAGGAGAGCACCATCCTGGCGCTGAACAACACCTACTACCACTGGGGCGCGATCATCGTGCCGACCGGCGCCGTGGACCCGGTCCTCTCGGCACCGGGCAACGGCAACCCGTACGGGGTCAGCAGCGTCTCCGGTAACCGGCCCGGCAACGTCAGTGAGGAGAACCTCGCGGCCATGGAGTTCCACGCCCGCCGGGTCGCCGGGATCGCATCCGCCCTCAAGCGGGGCTTCCAGGCCGGCTGACGTCTCCGCCGCCGTGCCGACCCCGTCAGCACGCGGCGCAGCCCGCGCCGGAAGGCACACCATCACAGGAGGTCCGACGCATGGAGAGAAAGATCGCCCTGGTCACGGGCGCAGCCGGCGGAATCGGCGAAGCCGTGGTCCGGGCACTGGGGGAGCGCGGCGTACGGATCGCCGCGGTCGACCGGGACGGCGAACGACTCAGCCGCACGGTGGACGGTCTCGTCGCCGAGGGGCACCACGTCGACGGCTTCGTCTGCGACGTCACGAACAGCCGGGCCGTCGAAACGACGGTCGAGAGGGCCGAGGCAGAGCTGGGGCCCGTGGACCATCTCGTCAACGCGGCCGGTGTGCTGCGCCTCGGGGCGGCCCGGAGCCTCACCGACGAGGACTGGGTATCGACGTTCGCGGTCAACACCACCGGTGTCTTCCACATGTGCCGCGCGGTCGCCAACCGGATGGTCCCCCGCTCGCGCGGCGGCATCGTCACCGTAGCGTCGAACGCGGCCGGCACCCCCCGTACGGACATGGCCGCGTACGCCGCGTCGAAGGCGGCGGCGTCCATGTTCACCAAGAGCCTCGGCCTGGAACTGGCGCGGTACGGCATCCGCTGCAACGTGGTCGCGCCCGGCTCGACCGACACCCCGATGCTCACCTCGATGTGGCAGGACGAGAGCGGGCCCAAGGGCACCATCGAAGGCCGGCCCGAAGCCTTCCGCGTGGGCATCCCGCTCGGCAGGCTGGCCCGTCCATCGAACATCGCCGACGCCGTCGTCTTCCTCCTCTCGGACCAGTCCTCGCACATCACCCTGCACGACCTGACGGTCGACGGGGGTGCCGCACTCGGTGTCTGACCGCCCCACTGACCCCAACCAGCGGAGAAGGACCTTGCCCGGCATACCCCGAATCGATCCGTACCCGATGCCGACGTCTGCGGAGCTCCCCGCGAATGTCGCGGAGTGGACCGTTGACCCGGAGCGGGCCGTGCTGCTCGTCCACGACATGCAGCGCTACTTCCTGCAGCCACTGCCCACTGCCCTGCGTGACGAACTCGTCTGCAACGCGGCGACGTTGCGTGACCGCTGTGCGGCGCTCGGCATCCCCGTGGCCTACACGGCCCAGCCCGGCGGGATGACGGGGGAACAGCGCGGTCTGCTCGCCGACTTCTGGGGCCCTGGCATGCGCACCGCCCCCGCCGACCGGGAGGTCGTCGGGCCGCTGGCCCCGGTCCCCGGCGACTGGGTGTTCACCAAGTGGCGCTACAGCGCCTTCTTCCGGTCCGACCTGCTCAAGCACATGCGCGGGGCCGGCCGGGACCAACTGATCATCTGTGGTGTGTACGCACACGTCGGTGTGCTGATGACCGCTGTCGACGCTTTCACCAACGACATCCGGACGTTCCTGGTGGCGGACGCCGTCGCCGACTTCTCCGCGGACCAGCACCGACAGGCCGTCGAGTACGCGGCGAGCCGCTGTGCGATGGCGGTCACGACCAAGGAAGTCCTGCTGTGACCGGAACCCGAGAGCGCGCCCCCCTGCCCCCGGGCGGCCCCGATCTGCTCGGACAGGTGCTCGGCGACCGGCCGCCGCCGTTCGCACTGCTCCACCGTCCCGCGGCGACGGGCCGGGGCACGCTCGACGTCCTGCTCGGTGAGGTCTCGACGCCCGCCACGCTCGCGGAGATCCCGCTGCCGGAAGCCCCTGCCCGGCCGGGTGCTCCCCGGCACGAGATGCTGGTCCTCGTCCCCTACCGTCAGATCGCCGAGCGCGGCTTCGTCTGCGCCGACGACGGCGCGCCGCTGATCGCCATGACCGTCGTCGGCCAGGCGACCACTACGGTCACCGATGCGCTGTCCCGGATTCCCGACACCGCCATCGAGCTGGCCGACGGGCACTTCGACATCGACGACGACACCTATGCCGACACCGTCCGCCGGGTGATAGCCGACGAGATAGGCCAGGGCGCGGGGGCCAACTTCGTCCTCAAGCGCACATTCGTGGCCGACATCACCGGTTATACGCCGCGCAGTGCGCTCACCCTCTTCCGCCGGCTGCTGCTGGGGGAGTCGGGCGCGTACTGGACGTTCATCGTCCACACCGGGACGCGTACGTTCGTCGGGGCCACACCGGAGTGTCACGTCAGCCTGCGCGACGGAACCGCCGTGATGAACCCCGTCAGCGGTACCTACCGCTACCCGCCGACGGGGCCCACCCTGCCCGGCGTGCTGGAGTTCCTCGCCGACCGCAAGGAGGCCGACGAGCTCTACATGGTCGTCGACGAGGAACTGAAGATGATGGCCCGCGTCTGTGAGCAGGGCGGCCGGGTGACGGGCCCCCGTCTCAAGGAGATGACGCGCCTCGCGCACACCGAGTACGTCATTGAGGGGCGCAGCACCAGGGATGCGCGCGAGATCCTGCGCGAGACGATGTTCGCGCCCACGGTCACCGGCAGCCCGCTGGAGAACGCCTGCCGGGTCATCCACACGTACGAGCCGCAGGGACGCGGCTACTACAGCGGGGTGGTGGCGCTCATCGGGCAGGACGGGACCGGTGCCCGCGCCCTCGACTCCGCGATCCTCATCCGTACCGCCGACATCGGCGAGGGGGGACGGGTGAACATCAGCGTCGGCGCGACGCTCGTACGCCACTCCGACCCGGCTTCCGAAGTGGCGGAGACCCGCGCCAAAGCCGCAGGGCTGCTCGCGGCGCTGCAGGCCGACGCGCCGGCGACGCTGGCATCGCACCCCCAGGTGCGGGCGGCGCTGGAACGGCGCAACGCCACCATCGCCGGCTTCTGGCTCGCCGACGGCGAGGCGGACCGGCCCCGCGGCCCCGGCGAGGACGCAGCGAACGGCGCGCCGTCCGGCAGGGGCAGCAAGGTGCTCGTCGTCGACGCGGAGGACACCTTCACCGCGATGCTCGCCCACCAACTCCGTTCGGTGGGGCTCTCCGTGACGGTGCGGCGTTTCGACGAGCCGTACAGCCTCGACGGCTGGGACCTGGTCATCATGGGGCCGGGCCCCGGTTCCCCGCACGACAGCGGCCATCCCAAGATCGCACACCTGCGGGCGGCGATACGGACCCTGCTCGCCGAGCGGCGGCCCTTCCTCGCCGTCTGTCTCAGCCATCAACTCCTCAGCCGTGAGACCGGCTTCGAGGTGGTCCGCCGGGCCACGCCCAACCAGGGCGTGCAGCGCGAGATCGATTTCTTCGGCCTGCGGGAGCGGGCCGGTTTCTACAACACCTTCGCCGCGGTCTCCTCCCACGACAAGGTCGACTGCGGTGCGGCCGGGATCGTGGAGGTGAGCCGCGACACCCGCACGGGCGAGGTGTACGGCCTGCGCGGCACCCACTTCGCCTCGATGCAGTTCCACCCCGAGTCCCTGCTCACCCAGGACGGCGTACGCATCCTGGAACGGCTCATGGCGGAGGTGCTGAACCCATGACGTCCGTGGACGCGTTCACGCCCGGCCCGACTCCACGTGCCGTACCCGCCCGTATGACGGACTCCGCGCCGGTTCCTGGACCCGGGCCCGCGCCGGCGGTGTCATCTGCCCCAGACCTCCACCCACCTGTGCAGCCGCAGTCGAAGCCGAGGACATCCTGATGTTACGGATACCTTCCAGCAACAACGGCCTCTATCTCGGATCGGTGCCCGAATCGGCCGCCGCGAAGAATGGCGGCACACTGATCACGCTCGACCACGACATGGTCACCCTCCCCGGCGTCGGCCGGACGCTGACCGTCGCCGAACTCGCCGAGCACGTCGACGACATGGCGGGCCGGCTGTGGGCCGCCGGGGTCCGGCCCAGTGAACACGTCGCCATCCACCTGAGCCCCGGATTCGACATCTACGTGCTGGCGACGGCGGCTGCCCGTATCGGCGCCGTGCCGGTGATGCTGTCACCGGCTCTGAAGGGCGAGAGCGTCGCGGCGCTGCTCGAACGACTGGATCAGCCGCATCTGCTCACGGACGCGGCGAAGCTGGACGGGACACTGTCCGCCTTCCCGGTCGCCGATCTCGCCGACCGCGTCATCGTCGCCACCGGCTCCCGGCCGGACGCGGTGTCCCTGGACGGGCTGGCCGGGGCGCCGCGGCAGCGGCCCGTCATGCTCCACCCCGACCAGCCCGCGCTGATGACGCACACCTCCGGCACCACAGGGCTGCCGAAGCTCGTCGTGCACTCCGCGCGCACCCTGCGCGGCCGGTTCCGCCCGCAGGAGCGGCTCGCCTCCTTCGTCCACCGGCGCGAGACCGTGGCCATCCATGTGTCGTACGTGCACTCGCGGATGTATCTGGCGCTCGCCGTACTACTGCCACGGGCCATGCCGCTGGTCATCATGAACGACTCGGACCCCGCCGGGGTCGCCGAACTCTTCGCCGAGACGCGTCCCGGGTTCATCGAAACCCATCCGAACTCCTTCATGGAGTGGGAGGAACTCGTCGACCACCCGCGCAGACCGCTCGCCAACGTCCGTTATTTCAGCAGCACGTTCGACGCGATCCACCCGAGCACCATGGACCGGCTGCTGCGGGCGTCGGAGCGCCGCTCGCCGCTGTTCTTCCAGATCTACGGCCAGAGCGAGTGCGGTCCGCTGGTGGGCCGCGGCTACACCCGGAAGAACGCGCACAAGGCCGACGGCCGGTGCCTGGGGTTCGCCATGCCCGGCGTGACGAACTTCCGGCTGGTGAGCCGCAACGGCGCCCGGCCGTCCCGGGAGACCCCCGGGTACATCGAGGTGAGCACCGGCGGCCGCGCCCTGACCTACTTCGGGGAGCGGGACCGCTTCGACCAGCAGGTGCACGGCAGTTGGTGGCGAGGCGGCGATGTCGGATACCGCTCCAGGTTCGGCTGCCTCCATCTGCTGGACCGCGAGGTCGACGTCATCCCGACCATCCACAGCACCCTTGAGGTCGAGGACACCCTGCTCGGCCGGCTGGAGGAGCTGACCGAACTCGTCGTGGTGGCGGGCCCGCGCCAGGAGCCCGTCCCGGTCGTGTGCACCAGGGACGACCGGCCCCTGGAAGCCGAACGGTGGCGGTCGGCCGTGGCCGATCTCGCGCCGATGGCGGCCCCGGTCCAGATGCCGCTCACGGAGCTGCCCCGTACGGCCACCATGAAGATCAAGCGCATCGAACTGTCCCAGTGGCTGCGGTCGCAGGAGGGCCCGGAATCGTGACACAGCAGATGACCGGGGCCGACGCCCGGCCCCCCTCGGCGGACTTCGACGTGCTCGTGGTCGGTGCCGGACCGAGCGGGCTGACGGCGGCCTGCGAGCTGCTGCGGCGCGGGGTCCGGGTGCGCCTCATCGACCGGGCGCCGCAGCCCGTCCGGGCCCCGAAGGCCCTCTCGCTGTGGCCGCGGGCGCTCGACATCCTGGAGGACGTGGGGCTGTACGAGGAGATCCGGCGGAGTTCCACCCGGATCGACGCCTTCAGTTACTTCTCCGACCGCAGGCTGCTCGCCTCCTTCGGCTTCACCGAGGACCTGGCGTCCCGGATCCTCCCGCAGTACGAGACCGAACAGGCGCTCACCGGACAGCTGGAGAGCCTCGGCGGCAAACCCGAACGCGGCGTGCGGCTCCTGGCCCTCGACGACGTCGACCACTCCGGGGATATCGGGGCCACCGGCGGTGTCACCGCCGTACTCGAGCATGCCGACGGGGGAGTGGAACGCGTCAGGGCGCCCTTCGTCATCGGCGCCGACGGAGCGGGCAGTTCGGTGCGCGGCCAGCTGGGCATCGGCTTCGAGGGCAGCACGTACGAAATGGCCTTCGCGCTGGTCGACACCCGTATCGAGGGCCACCTTCCGCCGGACGAGATCAGCTACTACCAGTCCCCGGCGGGGACGCTCGTGATCGTGCCGATGCCCGGCGGTGTCTTCCGCTTCCTGTCCGTCATGCCCGGCGGCCAGGAGGTGAGCGTGCCCATGATGCAGGCCGTACTCGACGAACGGGGGCCACGCGGCGTACGGATCACGGAACCGGTCTGGCAGACGGTCTTCCGGGTCCATGCCCGGCACGCCACCGACTTCCAGCGCGGACGCGTCTTCCTCATGGGCGACGCGGCGCATGTGCACAGCCCGGCGGGCGGCCAGGGCATGAACAACGGGCTCCAGGACGCCAACAACCTGGGCTGGAAACTGGCTTCGGTGATCCATGGTCAAGCGCCGGGCTCGCTGCTGCGGAGCTACGGGCCGGAACGCTCCGAAGCGACCCGCCGCATCGTCCGTGACACCGATCTGCAGACCCGGGCCTGGATGGTCGACAGCCAGCTGCGCATCCGGGCCCGCGACGCCGCCTTCCGGCTGCTCGACAGGTCCGGCGCGGTGTCCCGGCTCTACGCACCCGTGATGGCGGGCCGGCGCCTGGCCTATACGCCGGCCCGCGACACCCAGTACCCGGCCCGCCGGTCCGGCTGCCCGCCGCGGACCCGCCTTCCCGGCGGTCTGAAGGTCGGCGCGGTCTTCCCCCGGGAGCGGGCGGTGCCCCTCGGTATCTCGGGCCCGGACGTGGACCCCTCGGCCTGGGCGCTCGCCGTCCTCGCGCCCCGGGAGGCTTCCGCCTGGCTGACCGAGGTCGGGAACCTGGCCGCCCGGTGGCCGCTGGTGCGCGTCGTGCGGACGGCCCGCGCCGATGTCGCGACGCACGGCGGCTGCGGCCGGCCGGGCTACTACCTCGTCCGTCCGGACGGGCATATCGCGGCGCACGGCCACGAGCGGGACCTGAACCGGCTGGAGGCCGAACTGGGGTCCGCGCTGCTGCCGCGAACCTGAGCATCTGCCGCACGGCACAGGGCCGTTGGGGTTGCGTCCTCGTATCGAAGACATTTAATATCCAGGATATGAGGATGCATGAGGGCGTCGAATGGGCGCTGCACAGTTGCCTCAACCTGGCGTGGGCGGGGGACGAGCGGGCGATCACCGCCGCCCGGCTCGCGGCGTACCACGATCTGCCCGCCGCGTACCTCAACAAGCAGCTTCAGGCGCTGGCCCGGGCGGGCATCGTGTCGTCCGCTCCGGGCCCGCGGGGCGGGTTCCGGCTGGCCCGCAGACCCGAGGACGTCACCCTGATGGATGTGGTGGCGGCGATCGAAGGACCGGAGCAGGCCTTCCGCTGTACCGAGATCCGGCAGCAGGGGCCGGGCGCGGGGATGCCGGACAACTACGGCGAACCGTGCACCGTCTCGCGGGCCATGCGCAGCGCCGAGCTCGCCTGGCGCCAGGAGCTCGCGGGCCAGACCCTCGCGGACGTCAAGGCCACGGCCGAGCGCACCGCTCCCGGTGTACCCGCCCGCGTGCGCCGCTGGTTCGCCGACTCGCGCACCTGACCCGCACCGGCCCCCGGGCGGCCGCGGGAAGACCTGCACAGCAATTCTGGACATTTCTTATCCTGATACCCAAGGGGTTCAACCATGAGTGCTCAGCCTGAACTCATCTGTGTCCGCGAGGTGTTGCCCCGGTGGACGGCAGATCCGCGACCACTGCGGCAGGGGATCGGGGGCACTCCGTGACGGACCTCGAATCTCCGGTGTCCACCACCGGACCGGACAGGTCGCCGCTGAAGGGGTGGCTCGCGGTCTCCGCCGTCACCCTGGGAATCTTCGCCCTGATGACGTCGGAACTGCTGCCGGTGGGTCTGCTCACGCCGGTCGGATCCGAGCTGAACGTGTCCGAGGGTACGGCCGGACTGATGGTGACGGTGCCCGGCCTGGTGGCCGCGGTATCGGCGCCGCTGATCACCGTCGCCGCCGGCCGGCTGGACCGCCGGTGGGTGCTGGCCGTACTGGTCGGCCTGGTCGGCGTGGCCAACCTGGCCGGTGCCTTCGCCCCGGACTTCGCCACCCTGCTCATCGCCCGTCTCTTCATCGGCGTGAGCGTCGGCGGCTTCTGGGCGATCGCGGGCGGCCTCGCCCTGCGACTGGTGCCGGAGAAGCATGTCCCCCGGGCCATGTCGATCATCTTCGGCGGTGTGTCGACCGCATCCGTTCTCGGGGTGCCCACCGGCACCCTGCTCGGCGACATGAGCGGCTGGCGCACCGCCTTCGCCTCGGTCGGGGCCCTCGGCCTGGCGGCGCTGGTCTGCCTGGTCCTCATGGTCCCGCCGCTGCCGGCCACCCGGACGATCACCATGGCCGAACTGCCCGCGCTGCTCCGGGCCAACGCGGCGATCCGTATCGGCGTACTGGCCACCTTCCTGCTCATCACCGGCCACTTCATCGCGTACACGTTCGTCCGCCCGGTCCTCCAGGACATCTCCGGTTTCGACGGCGACATGACCAGTTCGCTGCTGCTCATCTACGGAGTGGCGGGCATCCTCGGCAATTTCGTGGC
This window harbors:
- a CDS encoding IS701 family transposase, which produces MSGVVLYAQDTHSEAHASGHAGAQEEVLTELCSVLFASLPRRDQRRRGVEYVRGLLAAEGRKSIRNMAALTGGATTEQGLHHFISGSTWDWAEVRGQLARYLARVALPSAWVVRPMIIPKAGEHSVGVDRRYFPAFGQILNAQQAFGVWAASDRMSSPVNWRLHLSGAWLDDGQRRIRASIPASLSPEETLGECAIEVCRELVVGQGLPRLPVVLDSREADAATTVRQLRGAGLPFLVRVGGTQLLSASEAAAPARHAELPAHQIMGAAKQLRREAVWTDHGPAGVARTSLVAALRVGLPARASRFGAPEQVGARRGLLLLGEWRDSGRWPSGLWLTDLTDAPPGALLRLSKLIGRVDRDCAEIADQVGIRDYAGRSFGGWHRHLTLASAAHAITAVAGAAAQESRAS
- a CDS encoding helix-turn-helix domain-containing protein; amino-acid sequence: MSQIRVGSDALAVLELLAEEAPVEQVEELVTRVLEGGVADARREVLKRARGLALRIHAQSGRRQQRETRLSALVDTARELATAQELDAVLRVVTRRARLLLGLDLAFVGFPDGEQGFVHVRSVDGHTSTRTVGLRLPADTGPVGEALVSSAPFWTPDYPADRRFCHHPAFDEVAGAEGLRAIVAVPLSRGTRPVGALCAAARNVRHFSADEISLMSSLGDLAGAAIESARLLDAATVAALEGPALRLERELSETQSRFTALVLNGGGPQPLLAELARRLDGAVRVHALDGTFLATAGEPPPDLGETARPPATSTPASSSPDTAGARAAGDPVALADGSWTAPIVAGEEHLGTLLMFPGHRLTEFEERLLGLGARFTAIALLLEAGRSAGAHGRIRHSLLDDLLALSGHPSHLLEARARRCGIDLHKSHTVVIARPERACGRELSAWAVTYTERVNGLMSMREGSVVLLLPGNEAGAAARAVHAELSPLLDRRVTVAAAGPVTEALPVSGAHQEAKRCLDAMTTLGAVGRAASPRELGGLGVLLSGSHDVGAFIDATIGPVADYDRLRLTALVPTLEAYFETGASPTYAAERLHVHPNTVTRRLERIGELLGAGWQQPERAFEVQLALRLSRIRHALRGGGLSSAATVPGAPDVWRPPRRRPRDVTKPGTPVLPRRPRR
- the wrbA gene encoding NAD(P)H:quinone oxidoreductase, yielding MLNVAVVYYSSTGNVHRLADAAAVSAGKTGAEVRLRRVAEVFPQSQVAGNEAWAAHLDASREVPLAALDDLEWADAILFGTPTRFGLPAAQLKQFLDTTVGLSLQGKLVNKVVSSFTSSAAGHSGQESTILALNNTYYHWGAIIVPTGAVDPVLSAPGNGNPYGVSSVSGNRPGNVSEENLAAMEFHARRVAGIASALKRGFQAG
- a CDS encoding 2,3-dihydro-2,3-dihydroxybenzoate dehydrogenase; amino-acid sequence: MERKIALVTGAAGGIGEAVVRALGERGVRIAAVDRDGERLSRTVDGLVAEGHHVDGFVCDVTNSRAVETTVERAEAELGPVDHLVNAAGVLRLGAARSLTDEDWVSTFAVNTTGVFHMCRAVANRMVPRSRGGIVTVASNAAGTPRTDMAAYAASKAAASMFTKSLGLELARYGIRCNVVAPGSTDTPMLTSMWQDESGPKGTIEGRPEAFRVGIPLGRLARPSNIADAVVFLLSDQSSHITLHDLTVDGGAALGV
- a CDS encoding isochorismatase family protein; translated protein: MPGIPRIDPYPMPTSAELPANVAEWTVDPERAVLLVHDMQRYFLQPLPTALRDELVCNAATLRDRCAALGIPVAYTAQPGGMTGEQRGLLADFWGPGMRTAPADREVVGPLAPVPGDWVFTKWRYSAFFRSDLLKHMRGAGRDQLIICGVYAHVGVLMTAVDAFTNDIRTFLVADAVADFSADQHRQAVEYAASRCAMAVTTKEVLL
- a CDS encoding anthranilate synthase family protein translates to MTGTRERAPLPPGGPDLLGQVLGDRPPPFALLHRPAATGRGTLDVLLGEVSTPATLAEIPLPEAPARPGAPRHEMLVLVPYRQIAERGFVCADDGAPLIAMTVVGQATTTVTDALSRIPDTAIELADGHFDIDDDTYADTVRRVIADEIGQGAGANFVLKRTFVADITGYTPRSALTLFRRLLLGESGAYWTFIVHTGTRTFVGATPECHVSLRDGTAVMNPVSGTYRYPPTGPTLPGVLEFLADRKEADELYMVVDEELKMMARVCEQGGRVTGPRLKEMTRLAHTEYVIEGRSTRDAREILRETMFAPTVTGSPLENACRVIHTYEPQGRGYYSGVVALIGQDGTGARALDSAILIRTADIGEGGRVNISVGATLVRHSDPASEVAETRAKAAGLLAALQADAPATLASHPQVRAALERRNATIAGFWLADGEADRPRGPGEDAANGAPSGRGSKVLVVDAEDTFTAMLAHQLRSVGLSVTVRRFDEPYSLDGWDLVIMGPGPGSPHDSGHPKIAHLRAAIRTLLAERRPFLAVCLSHQLLSRETGFEVVRRATPNQGVQREIDFFGLRERAGFYNTFAAVSSHDKVDCGAAGIVEVSRDTRTGEVYGLRGTHFASMQFHPESLLTQDGVRILERLMAEVLNP